CTGAAACACTGGGATATCCCGTTGATGCCGGGAAAGGACTCGCCACGCCTTCACTGGGAGCCACGGCCGTGCCGGTTTCCATCGCCGCGCTGCCCAGCAACCGCAACGCCCTTTCGGTGGGGTTCGACTTTGCCTGTGGCAAGCGGCGCTTTGTGGGCATCGGGGGACCATCCGGTTGGGGGAAATCGGAGCTACTGGCCCATGTGGCCCAGGCCGTGAGCCAAATCCGCGAACGACCCGTCAAGGTGCGGGATGCTTCTGAATGGGCGTTGAGCCAATCGGCGGCGGCTTCGGATGGCGTGCTCATTTTGGACGACCTTCAAGACGCGGTGCGGTCGCCCCGGATGAGGCACCTCCTCCGCATCCGACTAGAACAGCGGCTGAGGCGGAATTTGCCGACCATGGTCGCCAAAACCGGCGACTTTGCCGAAGCCCAGCGTCTCCGGGTGATGGCCTCGAACCGCTGGCACCTAGTCCAAATTCTGGCCCCGACTCCAAGCGAGCGGCAACGCATCGCCCACCAGATCGCCGGAGAAGAGGGGCTCAAGCTCCATCCGTCCATCGAATCGTTGATCGCCACGCACCTCAATGGCAACGGCCGCTCGATCCGCGGGGCCATGCTCCGGCTGAAAATCCTGCGATCTGATTGGCAGCAAGACGCCGACTTTGCCGAAGCGTGCGGGCGGCTGGGCCCCTTCCTGATCGGGGAAGACGGCTGGGATCCCCGGGACGTGGTCCAAGAAGCCGTCAACTACGTCTTTTTGGCCTGGCCGGAGACACCGCCGGTCGGGAGACGGGCCACGATTGCTTACGCCCTCCACAAAGTGCTCCGGCTGGCCGAAGAGGATGTGGCCGGGTTCTTGCGGATCAAGACCGGGCAGGTCTACCGCCATTGCCGAAACGTCAACGACCGGCTGGATCAAGGCGAAACCGCTGCCTTCCTCAGCATCGTCCGCGATCACGTCTATTGGTCTTTGGCAGATTCGGCCAAATGGCTCGAATAGGGGAAGACGGCATGGATCTTGCAGGGTTGGCCCGTTAGAGGACACGTTTTATGCGCCGGCTCGCCGACCTGAATCTCAACCGCTTGACGATCCCCGATGGAAGCGATATGGGGTCGGCACTCCTTGCAATGCAAAAGGCTGGGGCCTCTGCCGCCGCCGTTTTGGACGGCAAGCGGTTTTGTGGTTTCGTCACCATTGAATCGGCCATATTGAGCGACCCAGAAACACCGGTTCGTGATTTCCTCCGCAGTGCTTCGTTCCACTTGCAGGCCGAAGATCCGGTTCGCCAGGCCAGCAAACGGTTCGTCCAACAGCAAGCCGATTTCCTCGCCGTTTTTGATGGTGACCGCTTTTTGGGCATCCTTAGCGCGTTGATGCTCATCACCGAGCTCGGCCGGAGCTATGACCCGCTCACCGGGCTCAGCTGGAGCGACGCGCTGCGCGATTGGGGAGTCGACCGGTTGGAGGCAGGCCAGGAGATTTGCATCGCGTTTTTTGACCTTGACGACTTTGGGGTTTACAACAAGCGGTATGGGCATGTCTTGGGCGACAGCGTCCTCAAGGAGTTTGCCGCCTTGCTCAGCGGCATCGTCGACCGGGATAAGGACGTCCTCGTCCGTTATGGCGGAGACGAGTTTGCCCTGGCCACGATGCGCCCACGCGGCGAAGTCGAAGCCTTGCTCGGGACTTTGGGTGGGCTCACTTTCACGGTTCCAGGCATGCCGGCCCCGGTCGGGTTCAGCTACGGGCTCTCGGGCGGCAAACGCACAACCGAACCGAGCCGGGATCACGTTGCGGCCACGCTCGACAACTTGATCTCTTTGGCCAGCAAAGACTGCCTAGCCCGCAAACCCCATCGGGGCAAGGTGGGAACCGAGCGGGACGCTGCCCAACCGGAAACCTCGGACTGGCACGAGATCGCCAACCAGGCCGCGCGCAAGGCCGGAGAAGCCGGCGACTGCCGGATCGAGATCTTGGACACGCTGTTCGTTTTGGATGACGATAACGTCCAACAAGTCGTCATCACCGGCATCAGCACCGTCGGTGGGCGCGAGCACACCTTCCGCGCCGTCCGGATGATCGGTGCGAACTTGGAAAAGGCGATCCAAGAAGCGGTGTGGGAAGGGGCCCTGCTTTGTTGAGCCCCCGGTAGCAAATCCGGGCAAAGGGGCGTAGTATCGGGTGTATGCCATCGCCCGGATTCCAAAGATTGGCCGAACTCGCCGAACGGATCGAGCAGTCGCTGCCCGACGCCGACGCCAAAACGAGAAACTACTTGGCCGCCCTCAAATCGGAAATCCAAAAATCCGCACAAGAAGGCAACGCCCAATCGGAATTGCTGGCGCAATACGAAGAGGCGTACCAAAAACTTACCCAACCGGCCAACCGCATCGGCGTGCTAATCCGGTTGCTCGATGACGGCTTGGCCCAGGTTCTGCATGGCGAAACCGAGTACGTCGCTTTGGTCGACCCCAACGTGGAGCCCGAAATCCTCAAGCCGGGGGCCAGGCTCCGGCTCAACGAAGCTTACGCGGTGGTCGGCCCCGCCCCAAACGGCATCGGCGGACAGGTGATCCCCGTCAGCCAGGCTTTGGAAGACGGGCGACTTCGCGTTTCCAACGATGGGCAAGGCCAGCAAGGGAGGCTAATCGTGCGGTCCCACCAATTGTCGGAGGCTGACATCAAGCCGGGTGATGAGGTCGTTTTGGATTCGACCGGACGGGTCGCCGTGGAGCACCTGCCACGGCAAGGGGCCCAAAACTACTTTATCGAAGAGATCCCGGAAACGCCCTGGAGCGTCGTCGGCGGTCAAAAAGATGCCATTGACCTCATCAAGGAATCGATCGAGCAACCGCTACTCTATCCCGAGCTTTACGACGCTTTTGACAAAAAGCCCCCCAAGGGAATTTTGCTTTACGGCCCCCCAGGCTGCGGAAAAACGCTGATCGGCAAGGCCATCGCCTACAACCTTGCCGCCGACTACCGCGCCCGGACCGGAAAGCAAGACGCCAAAGAGTGCTTTTTGCACATCAGTGGCCCCAAGATCTTGAACATGTGGCTGGGCGAGACCGAGCGCATGGTCCGCGAGATTTTTGCCACGGCGCGGGAGAAATCAGCGGAAGGCCAAATCGTTGTGGTGTTCATCGACGAAGCGGAATCGGTATTGCGGACCCGGTCCAGCGGGCGTTGGCTCAACATCAGCAACACCGTTGTGCCGCAATTTTGTGCCGAAATGGACGGGCTGGTGGCAATAGAGAACGTCGTCATCGTTTTGACTTCCAACCGGCCGGACTACATCGACCCGGCGATTTTGCGGCCCGAACGGATCGACCGGAAGATTAGAATCAAGCGCCCGGGCCACGACGAATCCCGGGACATTTTGGGCATCTACCTGCGCGACGGCTTGCCGATTGACCCCCAATTGGCCAAAGAGCAAGACGGGGAAGCGTGCGCGCGCAAAGCCTTGGTGGAATCCACGTTGGCCTTTTTGTGGCGGGCCAACAAAGAAACCGAGTTCCTCACCATTTCCAAACGGGACGGCACTTCTGAAACCCTCCACTGGCGGGACATGGTGAGCGGGGCGCTCCTGAAATCCATTGTCGACCGGGCTAAAGACTCGGCCATCAAGCGGGCGATCCTGGAGCCAGGAGCCAAGCACGGACTCAAGATCGAAGATCTCCACCAAGCGGTTGAAGCGGAGTACCGTGAGAACGAAATCTTTCCAAAATCGGACGCGGTCGAAGACTGGTTGAAACTTTTGGACATCGAGCCGGAATCGGTTGTGGACGTACGGCCCGTGCACCAGGAACGGATTGGCGAGAAGTTCCGCAAGCCGGTGATTTAGGCGGCAGATAGGTGGGCGTTGATTCTGCCCACCTAGTAACATGGGCCCCATGCCCAACCCCGGCGAGTACAAGCGCTACCTGTTGGTTGCCTACTGTATGTCGATTCCACCGACGCTGTACTTCAGCCGTTTTGGGATTCTGGGGTGCCTTGTCATC
Above is a genomic segment from Armatimonadota bacterium containing:
- a CDS encoding AAA family ATPase; translated protein: MPSPGFQRLAELAERIEQSLPDADAKTRNYLAALKSEIQKSAQEGNAQSELLAQYEEAYQKLTQPANRIGVLIRLLDDGLAQVLHGETEYVALVDPNVEPEILKPGARLRLNEAYAVVGPAPNGIGGQVIPVSQALEDGRLRVSNDGQGQQGRLIVRSHQLSEADIKPGDEVVLDSTGRVAVEHLPRQGAQNYFIEEIPETPWSVVGGQKDAIDLIKESIEQPLLYPELYDAFDKKPPKGILLYGPPGCGKTLIGKAIAYNLAADYRARTGKQDAKECFLHISGPKILNMWLGETERMVREIFATAREKSAEGQIVVVFIDEAESVLRTRSSGRWLNISNTVVPQFCAEMDGLVAIENVVIVLTSNRPDYIDPAILRPERIDRKIRIKRPGHDESRDILGIYLRDGLPIDPQLAKEQDGEACARKALVESTLAFLWRANKETEFLTISKRDGTSETLHWRDMVSGALLKSIVDRAKDSAIKRAILEPGAKHGLKIEDLHQAVEAEYRENEIFPKSDAVEDWLKLLDIEPESVVDVRPVHQERIGEKFRKPVI
- a CDS encoding diguanylate cyclase, whose amino-acid sequence is MRRLADLNLNRLTIPDGSDMGSALLAMQKAGASAAAVLDGKRFCGFVTIESAILSDPETPVRDFLRSASFHLQAEDPVRQASKRFVQQQADFLAVFDGDRFLGILSALMLITELGRSYDPLTGLSWSDALRDWGVDRLEAGQEICIAFFDLDDFGVYNKRYGHVLGDSVLKEFAALLSGIVDRDKDVLVRYGGDEFALATMRPRGEVEALLGTLGGLTFTVPGMPAPVGFSYGLSGGKRTTEPSRDHVAATLDNLISLASKDCLARKPHRGKVGTERDAAQPETSDWHEIANQAARKAGEAGDCRIEILDTLFVLDDDNVQQVVITGISTVGGREHTFRAVRMIGANLEKAIQEAVWEGALLC